In one window of Gossypium arboreum isolate Shixiya-1 chromosome 4, ASM2569848v2, whole genome shotgun sequence DNA:
- the LOC108488159 gene encoding uncharacterized protein LOC108488159: MEEKRNLGLELVQEVEDKARLTSRHRDIEYQVGDKVFPKILPWKKVLRFEQKGNLSPRFIGPYEVAKWIGLVAYRLLLSPELKCIHDVFHIFMLRKYKSDPSHVVPVEETKVRSDLSYEEEPVAILD; this comes from the exons ATGGAGGAGAAGAGGAACTTGGGTCTAGAGTTGGTTCAAGAGGTTGAGGATAAGGCGAGACTT ACATCGAGACATcgagacatcgagtatcaggttggtgataaggtatttccaAAGATTttaccgtggaagaaagttctaagGTTCGAACAGAAGGGTAACCtcagtccgaggttcattggccCTTATGAAGTTGCCAAATGGATTGGACTAGTTGCCTATCGTTTGTTGTTGTCGCCAGAGCTAAAATGTATTCATGACGTCTTCCATATCTTCATGTTACGGAAGTACAAATCTGATCCTTCTCATGTTGTTCCTGTTGAGGAGACTAAGGTTCGATCTGATCTTTcgtatgaagaggaaccggttgcAATCCTAGATTGA